CGTTTTGAAGGTGTTCGACCGGCAGGCCCAAGTCGACGAGCGCGCCCAAAATCATATCGCCGGAGGCGCCGCCGACCAAGTCGAAGTATAAAATTTTCATCCGCGCTTTTGAGAAAGCCTTGCGGCCTGGCGGGCAAAGGTGGCGGCGGCGAACCCCGCGCCGAAGCCGTTGTCCACGTTCACCACCACCACCCCGGCGGCACAGGAGTTGAGCATCGCCAGAAGCGGTGCCAGCCCTCCGAGGTGGGTGCCGTAACCGACGGAGGTGGGAACGGCGATGACCGGTTTGTCCACGAGCCCGCCGACCACCGAGGGGAGCGCTCCTTCCATCCCGGCCACTACAATCAG
This DNA window, taken from Verrucomicrobiia bacterium, encodes the following:
- a CDS encoding AIR carboxylase family protein, whose amino-acid sequence is LIVVAGMEGALPSVVGGLVDKPVIAVPTSVGYGTHLGGLAPLLAMLNSCAAGVVVVNVDNGFGAGFAAATFARQAARLSQKRG